From a region of the Streptomyces caniferus genome:
- a CDS encoding helix-turn-helix domain-containing protein: MEPAAAASPPPAGISLRQLLMSLGEPLVELQAAPAGLDVEIRSVALLDPEDPPITQPGELVLAIGARGRAAFPALRAGGRDGAAAVAVKLDTPGQAAALSATAVEAGIALLSVRTEARWEQVDALARAALESVPDGRPGEGPEEGDLFSLAQTTAVLTGGIVSIEDTANRVLAYSRSTDSDEVDDLRRLSILGWQGPEAYLARLRKWGVFQRLRASDEVICIDSHPELGIRRRLAVAIRSGERQLGTIWVQEGSAPLTEHSDQALLGAARVAALHLVRRRRELSADLTLTRTLAAGLLEGSTGPQPLASHLALDAARPAAVLGFSYGTAEATPSELTRSEVSNLISVHTAARHRSALVTQVDARIYVLLPQLPRSIDLGTLRGWGQAITEAARRHLGMSLRGSIGCIVPGLGEVPESRREADRILDAMVSAGVTTTVAALPDIQAEVLVSEVLRLLSVHPEMRDPRLTALVAHDSRSQGQLAESVLVYLNAFGDVRAAAAELHVHPNTLRYRIRRAEELTGLDLARPDQRLLAMLQLRLPSAP; encoded by the coding sequence ATGGAACCAGCTGCGGCGGCATCGCCACCCCCGGCCGGCATCAGCCTGCGCCAGCTGCTGATGTCGCTGGGCGAGCCCCTGGTGGAGCTGCAGGCCGCGCCCGCCGGGCTGGACGTCGAGATCCGCAGCGTCGCGCTGCTGGACCCCGAGGACCCGCCGATCACCCAGCCCGGCGAGCTGGTGCTCGCCATAGGTGCCCGCGGCCGGGCCGCATTCCCCGCGCTGCGGGCCGGCGGGCGCGACGGCGCCGCCGCCGTCGCGGTCAAGCTGGACACTCCCGGACAGGCCGCGGCGCTCAGCGCGACCGCCGTCGAGGCGGGCATCGCCCTGCTGTCCGTACGGACCGAGGCGCGCTGGGAGCAGGTGGACGCGCTGGCCCGCGCGGCGCTGGAGAGCGTGCCGGACGGGCGTCCCGGCGAGGGGCCCGAGGAGGGCGACCTCTTCTCGCTCGCCCAGACCACCGCCGTCCTGACCGGCGGCATCGTCAGCATCGAGGACACCGCCAACCGCGTGCTGGCCTACTCGCGCTCCACCGACTCCGACGAGGTCGACGATCTGCGGCGGCTGTCCATCCTGGGCTGGCAGGGCCCGGAGGCGTATCTGGCGCGGCTGCGGAAGTGGGGTGTGTTCCAGCGGCTGCGCGCCTCCGACGAGGTGATCTGTATCGACAGCCACCCCGAGCTGGGGATCCGCCGGCGGCTGGCGGTGGCCATCCGGTCCGGGGAACGCCAGCTGGGCACCATCTGGGTGCAGGAGGGCTCGGCGCCGCTGACCGAGCACTCGGACCAGGCGCTGCTGGGCGCGGCCCGGGTCGCGGCGCTCCACCTGGTGCGCCGTCGCCGGGAGCTCTCCGCGGACCTGACGCTGACCCGTACCCTCGCGGCCGGGCTGCTGGAGGGCAGCACCGGCCCCCAGCCGCTGGCCAGCCACCTGGCGTTGGACGCGGCCCGCCCGGCCGCCGTCCTGGGCTTCTCGTACGGGACCGCCGAGGCCACCCCGTCGGAGCTGACCCGCTCCGAGGTCAGCAACCTGATCTCGGTGCACACCGCCGCCCGGCACCGCAGCGCCCTGGTCACCCAGGTCGATGCGCGGATCTACGTGCTGCTGCCGCAGCTGCCGCGCAGCATCGACCTCGGCACGCTGCGCGGCTGGGGGCAGGCGATCACCGAGGCGGCCCGCCGGCATCTGGGCATGTCGCTGCGCGGTTCGATCGGCTGCATCGTGCCGGGGCTCGGGGAGGTTCCCGAATCACGGCGGGAGGCGGACCGGATCCTCGACGCGATGGTGAGTGCCGGTGTCACCACCACGGTCGCCGCGCTGCCGGACATTCAGGCGGAGGTGCTGGTCAGCGAGGTGCTGCGACTGCTCTCCGTGCATCCGGAGATGCGCGACCCCCGGCTGACCGCCCTGGTCGCCCACGACAGCCGGAGCCAGGGTCAGTTGGCCGAGTCGGTCCTCGTCTATCTGAACGCCTTCGGCGACGTACGGGCCGCCGCCGCCGAGCTGCATGTGCACCCCAACACGCTGCGCTACCGGATCCGCCGGGCCGAGGAGTTGACCGGTCTCGACCTCGCCCGTCCGGATCAGCGGCTGCTGGCGATGCTCCAGCTGCGGCTGCCGTCCGCTCCCTGA
- a CDS encoding SpoIIE family protein phosphatase yields MMTSENALPGGSGRAWDMAKAATAELDAQGLVVAWTRAAERLLGYPAEEVLHRPAAELLALPGDEARVAAVAQWCRSGDGWGGSVAARHRDGRDLQLAVQVTPLLDSTGHERWSVLALEEWRMPGGGVNQLMLEPFLAQAPVGMAVLDTGLRYVWVNEVLEHLIPLDQRLGKAVAEVLPRLEAEAFEERMRRVLRTGAPVMDYEFRSPTYADPHQERAYSASFFGLEDPRGRRIGLWYMVIDVTERWRAQERLALLNDASVRIGSTLDVTRTAQELADVAVPALADFVAVDLLDSVLQGAEPVPGPVDSTPTMRRSGQQSVHEGCPEAGLAVGEAVQRSPSSPIARCLLKGESLVEPVLDFATSSWVTEDPVRAAVIREFGFRSVMVAPVQARGITLGAATFFRSRRLGPFVADDVRLAEELVARAAVCVDNARRFTRERAAARVMQQNLLPHELTGGSALEVASWYFPADAPSGVGGDWFDVIPLSGARVALVVGDVVGHGINAAATMGRLRTAVRTLANLDLPPDELLARLDDLVIGLVKTHGADPAADAGDPGVASTFMGATCLYAVYDPVGRRCSMARAGHLPPLIVGPDGAVDCPDLPAGPPLGLGTLPFEAVERELAEGSLIALYTNGLIEARDRDIGVGLSRLSDTLAVSGQTLKEIGGNVVKALLTGPPSDDAALLLARTHALDAHQVASWDLPSDPAVVGNARALAGRQLSAWGMDDLLFTTELIVSELVTNAIRHAAGPITLRLIRQDALICEVSDASSTSPRLRHARTTDESGRGLFIVAQLTRRWGTRYTPTGKVIWTEQSTPSEAGAPAGTD; encoded by the coding sequence ATGATGACCTCGGAGAATGCTCTGCCGGGCGGGTCGGGCCGCGCATGGGACATGGCGAAAGCGGCCACGGCCGAACTGGACGCGCAGGGGCTGGTCGTCGCCTGGACCCGGGCGGCGGAGCGGCTGCTCGGGTATCCGGCCGAGGAGGTGCTGCACCGTCCCGCGGCGGAGCTGCTGGCACTCCCCGGCGACGAGGCGCGGGTGGCCGCCGTCGCCCAGTGGTGCCGCTCGGGAGACGGCTGGGGCGGATCGGTGGCGGCGCGCCACCGCGACGGCCGGGATCTTCAGCTGGCGGTGCAGGTCACACCCCTGCTCGACAGCACCGGCCACGAACGGTGGTCCGTCCTCGCGCTGGAGGAGTGGCGGATGCCGGGCGGCGGCGTGAACCAGCTGATGCTCGAACCGTTCCTGGCGCAGGCCCCGGTCGGCATGGCGGTCCTCGACACCGGTCTGCGGTACGTCTGGGTGAACGAGGTGCTGGAGCACCTGATCCCCCTTGACCAGCGGCTGGGCAAAGCCGTGGCGGAGGTGTTGCCGAGGCTGGAGGCCGAGGCGTTCGAGGAACGGATGCGGCGGGTCCTGCGGACCGGGGCGCCGGTGATGGACTACGAATTCCGCAGCCCCACCTACGCCGACCCCCACCAGGAGCGCGCCTACTCGGCGTCCTTCTTCGGGCTGGAGGACCCCCGCGGCCGGCGCATCGGCCTCTGGTACATGGTCATCGACGTCACCGAACGCTGGCGGGCCCAGGAACGCCTCGCCCTGCTGAACGACGCCAGCGTGCGGATCGGCAGCACGCTGGACGTCACCCGGACCGCACAGGAGCTGGCCGATGTCGCCGTGCCGGCGCTCGCCGACTTCGTCGCCGTCGACCTGCTGGATTCGGTCCTGCAGGGCGCCGAGCCGGTTCCCGGACCGGTCGACAGCACCCCCACCATGCGCCGCAGCGGCCAGCAGTCGGTCCACGAGGGCTGCCCGGAAGCCGGTCTGGCCGTGGGGGAAGCCGTCCAGCGGTCCCCGTCGTCGCCCATCGCCCGCTGTCTGCTCAAGGGCGAGTCCCTCGTCGAGCCGGTCCTCGACTTCGCCACCAGCTCCTGGGTCACCGAGGACCCGGTCCGGGCCGCCGTGATCCGTGAATTCGGGTTCCGCTCGGTGATGGTGGCGCCGGTTCAGGCCCGGGGCATCACCCTGGGCGCGGCGACGTTCTTCCGCTCCCGCCGTCTGGGGCCCTTCGTGGCGGACGATGTGCGGCTCGCCGAGGAGCTGGTGGCCCGGGCCGCGGTGTGTGTCGACAACGCGCGCCGCTTCACCCGTGAGCGCGCCGCGGCCCGGGTGATGCAGCAGAACCTGCTGCCGCACGAGCTGACCGGCGGCTCCGCCCTGGAGGTGGCGTCGTGGTACTTCCCCGCGGACGCCCCGAGCGGGGTGGGCGGCGACTGGTTCGATGTGATTCCGCTGTCCGGGGCGCGGGTCGCCCTGGTCGTGGGGGACGTGGTCGGGCACGGCATCAACGCCGCGGCCACGATGGGCCGGCTGCGGACCGCCGTACGCACCCTGGCCAACCTGGATCTGCCGCCCGATGAGCTGCTGGCCCGGCTGGACGACCTGGTCATCGGCCTGGTGAAGACGCATGGCGCCGACCCGGCGGCGGACGCCGGGGACCCGGGCGTGGCCTCGACGTTCATGGGGGCCACCTGTCTGTACGCCGTGTACGACCCGGTCGGCAGACGGTGCAGCATGGCGCGCGCCGGTCATCTGCCGCCGCTGATCGTCGGCCCGGACGGCGCCGTGGACTGTCCCGACCTGCCCGCCGGGCCGCCGCTCGGCCTCGGGACGCTGCCCTTCGAGGCCGTCGAACGGGAACTGGCCGAGGGCAGTCTGATCGCGCTCTACACCAACGGCCTGATCGAGGCCCGCGACCGGGACATCGGCGTGGGCCTGTCCCGGCTGAGCGACACCCTCGCGGTGTCCGGGCAGACCCTGAAGGAGATCGGCGGGAACGTGGTCAAGGCCCTGCTGACCGGGCCGCCGTCCGACGACGCCGCACTGCTGCTGGCCCGGACCCACGCCCTGGACGCGCACCAGGTCGCCTCCTGGGACCTGCCCAGCGACCCGGCCGTGGTGGGGAACGCCCGTGCCCTCGCCGGCCGGCAGCTGTCCGCGTGGGGCATGGACGATCTGCTGTTCACCACCGAGCTGATCGTCAGCGAACTGGTCACCAACGCCATCCGCCACGCCGCCGGCCCGATCACGCTGCGCCTGATCCGGCAGGACGCCCTGATCTGCGAGGTCTCCGACGCCAGCAGCACCTCACCGCGGCTGCGCCATGCCCGGACCACCGACGAGAGCGGGCGCGGGCTGTTCATCGTCGCGCAGCTCACCCGTCGATGGGGCACCCGCTACACACCGACCGGCAAGGTCATCTGGACCGAGCAGAGCACGCCGTCCGAGGCCGGGGCGCCCGCCGGGACGGACTGA
- a CDS encoding NAD-binding protein, translating into MAEAEEPGADPATGPVGQEGGVVVIGATTLARRVCASLGESGHPVDHLAAPDDQDLRRALAARPAGVAVLVGDDLSALRYALAVRHVCDTVRIVVTVFDRTVAEQLRLLLRHCVPVSPADLLAPTLAGLCVDPDALAVWDDGRGAVAVRRHGERLVETAWRASTGARRRALLGRLRGQLQPHDTDARLLLIGLLGIVAVLALDWMWLVAVFHEPASTAFLEAARVVAGVGPAAPHPGHPVYEVVSAVAMLVTVGFTALLTAGIVDRLIGPRLVGVLGPRVLPRSGHVIVVGLGQVGLRLCQTLRRLGVPVVGVEREPTAPNLRLARSMGIPVVLAHGEDRAVLARLGLGRARALAAVGSHELDNIAVAVAAHGVAPDVRVVLRAGEDEAIAETRSLLPLGLTRDITRTSAAYVTAHLTACPAGPPPRRVVADTDRDHVDLPGRGLVGRPVAAGDDCDHVTGGSEPDPARSARRVG; encoded by the coding sequence GTGGCCGAGGCGGAGGAACCCGGGGCAGATCCGGCCACCGGCCCGGTCGGCCAGGAAGGCGGGGTCGTGGTGATCGGGGCGACGACGCTGGCGCGTCGGGTCTGCGCCTCCCTCGGGGAGAGCGGGCACCCGGTCGACCATCTCGCCGCACCGGACGACCAGGACCTCCGCCGGGCGCTCGCCGCACGGCCGGCCGGAGTGGCCGTACTCGTGGGCGACGATCTGTCCGCGCTGCGCTATGCGCTCGCGGTACGCCACGTCTGCGACACCGTCCGGATCGTCGTCACCGTCTTCGACCGCACCGTCGCGGAGCAGCTCCGGCTGCTGCTGCGCCACTGCGTGCCGGTCTCGCCCGCCGACCTCCTGGCGCCGACGCTGGCCGGCCTGTGCGTGGACCCCGACGCCCTCGCCGTATGGGACGACGGGCGCGGCGCGGTGGCGGTCCGGCGGCACGGCGAACGCCTGGTGGAGACGGCGTGGCGGGCAAGCACGGGCGCCCGGCGGCGCGCCCTGCTCGGGCGGCTGCGCGGGCAGTTGCAGCCGCATGACACGGACGCCCGCCTGCTGCTCATCGGGCTGCTGGGGATCGTCGCCGTACTGGCCCTGGACTGGATGTGGCTGGTCGCCGTGTTCCACGAGCCGGCCAGTACCGCCTTCCTGGAAGCCGCCCGGGTCGTCGCCGGGGTGGGACCCGCCGCACCGCACCCCGGCCATCCCGTCTACGAGGTGGTGTCCGCGGTGGCGATGCTGGTCACGGTGGGGTTCACCGCGCTGCTGACCGCGGGCATCGTCGACCGGCTGATCGGCCCCCGGCTGGTCGGCGTCCTGGGGCCGCGGGTGCTGCCGCGTTCCGGTCACGTCATCGTGGTGGGGCTGGGGCAGGTGGGGCTGCGGCTCTGCCAGACCCTGCGCCGGCTGGGGGTGCCGGTCGTCGGCGTCGAACGCGAGCCCACCGCCCCGAATCTGCGCCTCGCCCGGTCGATGGGGATACCCGTGGTGCTGGCGCACGGCGAGGACCGTGCGGTGCTCGCGCGGCTCGGCCTGGGACGGGCACGGGCGCTCGCCGCCGTCGGCTCCCACGAACTGGACAACATCGCCGTCGCGGTCGCCGCCCATGGCGTGGCACCGGACGTCCGGGTGGTGCTGCGGGCCGGCGAGGACGAGGCCATCGCGGAGACCCGCTCGCTGCTGCCCCTCGGGCTGACCCGCGACATCACCAGGACCAGCGCGGCCTATGTGACCGCCCACCTCACGGCCTGCCCCGCCGGCCCTCCGCCGCGACGGGTCGTGGCCGACACCGACCGCGACCATGTCGACCTGCCCGGACGCGGCCTCGTCGGCCGGCCCGTCGCGGCGGGGGACGACTGCGACCACGTGACCGGCGGGAGCGAACCGGACCCCGCCCGGAGTGCGCGGCGGGTGGGGTGA
- a CDS encoding amino acid permease, producing the protein MTTPPPSSVAAPPAPPGNGQDPGQSGLKSGLKNRHLSMIAVGGVIGAGLFVGSASGIAAAGPGILLSYALVGALVVFVMRMLGEMAAANPTSGSFSAYADRALGRWAGFSIGWLYWFFWVVVLAVEATAGAAILTSWVPAVPQWAWALIVMVVLTATNLASVSSFGEFEFWFAGIKVVAIGAFIVLGGLAIFGVLPGSQNAATGFANLTSHGGFLPHGPSAILTGVLMVVFSFMGSEIVTLAAGESEDPERAVTKATKSVIWRVGIFYLGSILVVVSLLPWNDPSIAKKGSYVAALDSIGIPHAGQIMNVIVLTAVLSCLNSGLYTASRMAFSLGQRGDAPKAFARTNSRGVPQAAILASVLFGFIAVGFNYLWPTTVFQFLLNSSGAVALFVWLVICFSQLRMRGIILRENPDKLVVRMWLFPYLTWATIAMISFVLVYMLTDDSEGGGRIQVLLSVLLAALVVAVSLVRDRLGRNSAEKTAVTAP; encoded by the coding sequence ATGACTACACCTCCCCCCAGCTCCGTGGCCGCACCGCCCGCACCGCCCGGCAACGGACAGGATCCAGGGCAGTCAGGGCTGAAGTCGGGCCTCAAGAACCGCCATCTGTCCATGATCGCCGTGGGTGGGGTCATCGGTGCCGGCCTCTTCGTGGGCTCCGCCTCCGGCATCGCCGCGGCCGGCCCCGGCATCCTGCTGTCGTACGCCCTGGTGGGCGCGCTGGTCGTCTTCGTGATGCGGATGCTCGGCGAGATGGCCGCCGCCAACCCGACCTCCGGCTCCTTCTCCGCCTACGCGGACCGGGCGCTCGGCCGCTGGGCCGGCTTCTCCATCGGCTGGCTGTACTGGTTCTTCTGGGTCGTGGTGCTCGCCGTGGAGGCGACCGCCGGTGCGGCGATCCTCACCAGCTGGGTCCCGGCCGTCCCGCAGTGGGCCTGGGCGCTGATCGTGATGGTCGTCCTCACCGCCACCAACCTCGCCTCGGTCTCCTCGTTCGGTGAGTTCGAGTTCTGGTTCGCCGGCATCAAGGTCGTCGCCATCGGGGCCTTCATAGTCCTCGGCGGACTGGCGATCTTCGGCGTGCTGCCCGGCTCGCAGAACGCGGCCACGGGCTTCGCCAACCTCACCTCGCACGGCGGCTTCCTGCCACACGGGCCCAGCGCGATCCTCACCGGCGTGCTGATGGTCGTCTTCTCCTTCATGGGCAGCGAGATCGTCACCCTCGCCGCCGGTGAGTCCGAGGACCCCGAGCGTGCGGTCACCAAGGCCACCAAGAGCGTCATCTGGCGAGTCGGCATCTTCTACCTCGGCTCGATCCTCGTGGTCGTCTCCCTGCTGCCGTGGAACGACCCGTCGATCGCCAAGAAGGGCTCCTACGTCGCGGCCCTCGACTCGATCGGCATCCCGCACGCCGGCCAGATCATGAACGTCATCGTGCTGACCGCCGTGCTCTCCTGCCTCAACTCGGGTCTCTACACCGCCTCCCGGATGGCCTTCTCGCTCGGCCAGCGCGGCGACGCCCCGAAGGCCTTCGCCCGGACGAACTCGCGGGGCGTCCCGCAGGCCGCGATCCTCGCCTCCGTGCTCTTCGGCTTCATCGCGGTCGGCTTCAACTACCTGTGGCCGACCACGGTCTTCCAGTTCCTGCTGAACTCGTCCGGCGCGGTCGCGCTGTTCGTCTGGCTGGTCATCTGCTTCTCGCAGCTGCGGATGCGCGGGATCATCCTGCGCGAGAACCCCGACAAGCTGGTCGTGCGGATGTGGCTGTTCCCGTACCTGACCTGGGCGACGATCGCGATGATCTCGTTCGTGCTGGTCTACATGCTCACCGACGACAGCGAGGGCGGCGGCCGCATCCAGGTGCTGCTGTCGGTGCTCCTCGCCGCGCTGGTGGTCGCGGTGTCCCTGGTCCGCGACCGCCTCGGCCGCAACAGCGCCGAGAAGACGGCCGTCACCGCCCCCTAG
- a CDS encoding zinc-dependent alcohol dehydrogenase family protein, with product MAPVAGSDTVSGWVVRRPGPIASGPLTGIRRPAPEPGPGDLLLSVEACGVCRTDLHLAEGDLPPHRPSTVPGHEIVGRVAAVGEAVTAFRTGDRAGGAWLRGTCGVCRYCRAGHENLCPESRYTGWDADGGFAETALVPADYAYPLPDGGDATLLAPLLCAGIIGYRALRRSALPAGGRLGIYGFGASAHLAAQVALAQGATVHVLTRSARARELALALGASSAGDAYDRPPEPLDSAILFAPVGDLVPVALEALDRSGTLAVAGIHLSDIPALHYQRHLFYERNLRSVTANTREDGRAFLATAARIGIRVTVSPYPLSRAPQALADLAADRVQGAAVLTPG from the coding sequence ATGGCCCCCGTTGCGGGCTCGGACACGGTGTCCGGCTGGGTCGTACGGCGCCCCGGCCCGATCGCTTCCGGGCCGCTGACCGGCATCCGCCGTCCGGCTCCCGAGCCGGGCCCCGGAGACCTGTTGCTCAGCGTCGAGGCCTGCGGTGTGTGCCGTACGGATCTGCATCTGGCGGAGGGCGACCTGCCCCCGCACCGGCCGTCGACCGTGCCGGGCCATGAGATCGTCGGCCGGGTGGCCGCCGTCGGCGAGGCCGTGACGGCGTTCCGCACCGGTGACCGGGCCGGCGGTGCCTGGCTGCGCGGTACCTGCGGGGTCTGCCGGTACTGCCGGGCGGGCCACGAGAACCTCTGTCCGGAGTCCCGGTACACGGGCTGGGACGCCGACGGCGGCTTCGCCGAGACCGCACTCGTGCCCGCGGACTACGCCTATCCGCTCCCTGACGGCGGGGACGCCACGCTGCTGGCGCCGCTGCTGTGCGCCGGGATCATCGGGTACCGCGCGCTGCGCCGCAGCGCACTGCCCGCCGGCGGCAGGCTCGGGATCTACGGATTCGGCGCCTCGGCACATCTGGCCGCGCAGGTCGCCCTGGCCCAGGGCGCGACCGTCCATGTGCTGACCCGGTCGGCGCGGGCCCGTGAACTCGCCCTCGCGCTGGGCGCGTCCTCGGCCGGCGATGCCTACGACCGCCCTCCCGAACCGCTGGACTCGGCGATTCTCTTCGCGCCGGTGGGCGATCTGGTGCCGGTGGCGCTGGAGGCACTCGACCGTTCGGGCACGCTCGCCGTGGCCGGTATCCACCTCAGCGACATCCCCGCGCTCCACTATCAGCGCCATCTCTTCTACGAGCGGAATCTGCGCAGCGTGACCGCCAACACCCGGGAGGACGGCCGCGCGTTCCTGGCGACCGCGGCCAGGATCGGCATACGGGTCACCGTCAGCCCCTACCCGCTCAGCCGTGCCCCGCAGGCGCTCGCGGACCTGGCCGCCGACCGGGTCCAAGGGGCCGCGGTGCTGACGCCGGGCTGA
- a CDS encoding SpoIIE family protein phosphatase, producing MVGGSGGLYGLPTSFPLSGNSPVAASFRTGLPLWLSPAELAQYGVTAPPGSPGAEPWDGAGTLPSDVSLGVLPLGGDAKRLGCLVVMDKAPDAFDADRRHLLELHADQVSAGLEAVAARVMARTERRSLLGPGLDTLRGGAFTLMLSTGRIDADAQVLELFGIAPEHFDRRVETLLECTAPDDVPALMSIVEPGRLPAPGQQVSIRIRRPNGELRWLSLRCRVLVDAAGTPERMLGVVADASYLRPSADEVSLVQQLSAALAGATTIRDVGQVVVSTLRMPLGADRVAVAELEADRFVVSVLDPPEPEAWPAAWRSEWRSEWPDAACHSMPTLESVLRAGHVALWPPGAALEPDLVGIGPGGLAVLPLPCEGRIVGVCLVGWDEEHRFGPEERSLLTATAGLVGQALVRAHALDAGHELATMLQRSLLPRKLPTLPGGVAVARYLPATMGLEVGGDWYDVIPLSDGHIALVIGDVEGHSAGAATIMGQMRTAIRAYAVEGHPPDVVVSHANRLLLGMETDLFATCCYVDLDMEEGIAWFVRAGHLPPLLRFPDGSTEELSVEGGPPLGVAAEGEFPLTEVGLAPGTVLVLLTDGLAESATLHLDDGIRRVRELLAGADPADAGQLADQLLGETKRRDDDVAVLVLRYDGMRVRPTRAHWAVWRLPDAVMHARRFTARKLRSWKVAEELDVALLVVSELVTNAIAHTQGEVRLDLTLAADRLRIGVNDASPRAPVKPTSVDWESTGGRGLLLVEAMSASWGSVPLSGGKQVWSEITLQPGEQLDATGEPAVADGRREGEEVP from the coding sequence ATGGTCGGCGGCTCCGGCGGCCTCTACGGACTGCCGACGAGCTTCCCGCTGTCCGGCAACTCCCCGGTCGCCGCGTCCTTCCGCACCGGTCTTCCCCTCTGGCTGAGCCCGGCCGAGCTCGCGCAGTACGGCGTCACCGCTCCCCCGGGCAGCCCCGGGGCCGAGCCCTGGGACGGCGCCGGGACGCTGCCGTCCGATGTCTCGCTGGGCGTGCTGCCGCTCGGCGGGGACGCCAAGCGGCTGGGGTGCCTGGTGGTGATGGACAAGGCCCCGGACGCCTTCGACGCCGACCGCCGCCACCTGCTGGAACTGCACGCCGACCAGGTGTCCGCGGGGCTGGAGGCGGTCGCCGCCCGGGTCATGGCACGGACCGAGCGGCGGTCGCTGCTGGGCCCGGGGCTGGACACCCTCAGGGGCGGTGCGTTCACGCTGATGCTGAGCACCGGACGGATCGACGCGGACGCCCAGGTGCTGGAGCTGTTCGGGATCGCTCCGGAGCACTTCGACCGGCGGGTGGAGACGCTGCTGGAGTGCACCGCGCCGGACGACGTTCCCGCGCTGATGTCGATCGTCGAGCCGGGCCGGCTGCCCGCCCCCGGCCAGCAGGTGTCGATCCGTATCCGCCGGCCCAACGGCGAGCTGCGCTGGCTGAGCCTGCGCTGCCGGGTGCTGGTCGACGCCGCCGGGACCCCGGAACGCATGCTGGGCGTGGTCGCCGATGCCTCCTATCTGCGCCCCAGCGCGGACGAGGTCTCCCTCGTGCAGCAGCTGTCCGCCGCGCTGGCCGGCGCCACGACCATCCGCGACGTCGGCCAGGTGGTGGTCTCCACCCTGCGGATGCCGCTGGGGGCCGACCGGGTGGCGGTGGCGGAGCTGGAGGCCGACCGGTTCGTGGTGTCCGTCCTCGACCCGCCGGAGCCCGAGGCCTGGCCCGCGGCGTGGCGGTCCGAGTGGCGTTCCGAGTGGCCCGATGCGGCGTGCCATTCGATGCCCACCCTGGAGAGCGTGCTGCGGGCCGGTCATGTGGCCCTGTGGCCCCCGGGGGCCGCGCTCGAACCCGATCTGGTGGGCATCGGGCCCGGCGGTCTCGCGGTGCTGCCGCTGCCGTGCGAGGGCCGGATCGTCGGGGTGTGCCTGGTCGGATGGGACGAGGAGCACCGGTTCGGGCCGGAGGAGCGGTCCCTGCTCACCGCGACCGCGGGGCTGGTGGGCCAGGCCCTGGTCCGCGCGCATGCGCTGGATGCCGGGCACGAGCTCGCCACGATGCTCCAGCGCAGTCTGCTGCCCCGCAAGCTGCCGACGCTGCCCGGCGGGGTGGCCGTCGCCCGCTATCTGCCCGCCACGATGGGGCTCGAAGTGGGCGGCGACTGGTACGACGTCATCCCGCTGTCCGACGGCCATATCGCGCTCGTCATCGGCGACGTGGAGGGCCACAGCGCGGGCGCCGCCACGATCATGGGCCAGATGCGCACCGCCATCCGGGCCTATGCGGTCGAGGGCCACCCGCCCGATGTGGTGGTCTCCCACGCCAACCGGCTGCTCCTCGGCATGGAGACCGATCTGTTCGCGACCTGCTGTTACGTGGACCTCGACATGGAGGAGGGCATCGCCTGGTTCGTCCGGGCCGGGCACCTGCCGCCGCTGCTGCGGTTCCCCGACGGCAGCACCGAGGAACTGTCCGTCGAGGGCGGTCCTCCGCTGGGGGTGGCCGCGGAGGGCGAGTTCCCGCTGACCGAGGTGGGCCTGGCCCCCGGCACCGTGCTCGTCCTGCTCACGGACGGGCTGGCCGAATCGGCCACGCTCCACCTGGACGACGGTATCCGCCGGGTGCGCGAGCTGCTCGCCGGGGCCGATCCGGCCGATGCCGGGCAGCTCGCCGATCAACTGCTCGGCGAGACGAAGCGGCGCGACGACGATGTGGCCGTGCTGGTACTGCGCTACGACGGGATGCGCGTCCGCCCGACCCGGGCGCACTGGGCCGTGTGGCGGCTCCCCGACGCCGTCATGCATGCCCGCCGCTTCACCGCCCGCAAACTGCGCTCCTGGAAAGTGGCCGAGGAGCTGGACGTGGCCCTGCTGGTGGTGTCCGAACTGGTCACCAATGCCATCGCGCATACGCAGGGAGAGGTGCGGCTGGATCTGACCCTGGCCGCCGACCGGCTGCGGATCGGGGTGAACGACGCTTCGCCCCGCGCCCCCGTCAAGCCGACCAGCGTGGACTGGGAGTCGACCGGCGGCCGCGGACTGCTGCTGGTCGAGGCGATGTCGGCGTCCTGGGGCTCGGTGCCGCTGAGCGGCGGCAAGCAGGTGTGGAGCGAGATCACCCTGCAGCCGGGCGAGCAGCTCGACGCAACGGGGGAACCGGCCGTCGCGGACGGCCGGCGGGAGGGGGAGGAGGTGCCCTGA